The following proteins are co-located in the Dyadobacter chenwenxiniae genome:
- a CDS encoding PadR family transcriptional regulator, protein MGRSYLGEFEELVLLAVTVLNSGAYGVSIAEELRQRANRTISLSAVHIALYRLEEKGYVTSEMGGATLSRGGRRKRLFSVTIAGREMLAEIQQVRNQFWNAIITPAQS, encoded by the coding sequence ATGGGAAGATCCTACTTGGGCGAATTTGAAGAGCTTGTCTTGCTCGCAGTAACCGTCCTCAACAGCGGCGCATACGGCGTGAGCATTGCAGAAGAGCTCCGTCAGCGCGCCAACCGCACCATCAGCCTCAGCGCCGTGCACATTGCATTGTACCGGCTCGAAGAAAAAGGCTACGTCACATCCGAAATGGGCGGGGCCACATTGAGCAGGGGAGGAAGAAGAAAACGACTTTTCAGCGTCACCATCGCTGGCCGTGAAATGCTGGCCGAAATACAACAGGTTCGTAACCAGTTCTGGAACGCAATCATAACCCCGGCGCAATCATGA